The Andrena cerasifolii isolate SP2316 chromosome 14, iyAndCera1_principal, whole genome shotgun sequence genome contains the following window.
GGTCTATCGCGATACATGTAAGTACGACTCGCGGTTATCTGACCCCGGTAACGGTTCTACCTAACGAAATTTTATGGTCACGCGTCCTAAACCCAGTTAACCTTCTCTCGCCCGTTTGAAAACCGTGCGATCCACTCGAACACATCGTCGTTCCTCTTTCGAACGGTTCAAACCCTCCGCTGGGGCCTCTAATTAGCTTAAGAGCAGGCGCGAGTGTTTGCGTTGCGCAGTTTGATCGTTTCTCGAGTTTTATGGGGTTTATTACGGGTGTTACAGTTTACGGTATATTGTAGAAGCTGGATTTTATGGGGGGCCGGAGTTATGAGGGAACTCGCTTGGTAATTCCCTTCAATTGCAGCTTTAAATTTTAGAGCCCGGCGTTGGGAGGCTCGAGCTATGGGATAGATACGACGAACGAATAACTGTTTTACGTGCGCAGACTCCAGTTTCTACTTTATCTCGTTTAGCGAGCGGCCACTCCAATTATTCCCACCGAATATTCGCCACGGCAAGGTGAAACACTTGCCCGCGACTCGCCGTTATTCCTATGCGTGCACGCGTACCTTCCTTATGTCTGCGTCGAGTTATCTGCTTTCATATCGTGTAAACTTTCATGTGTGCGCCGAATCAAGAGCCGCGCAGGTGCTAACTCACGTACAATTTGCTACGGTGTCGAAAACAAGTGAGCTTCGAATGGCGGAGCCGCGAAATTGAGTAATTGCAGGGTCAAGTGGACGCGGGGTGATCCATTATCCTCGTCGCCGATACTATTGGCGTTCTTTTCGTCGCCAGGGACAATCCTGTGAATCGGTCATTACGGAGAAagtgtttcttattttcttcCATCCACGGTCCCGCTGGTTCGGCGAAGTAGCCATGGCAGATGCTCTTGAGCAAGTCAGTGAAAGTCCCCGAAGGTATTCGGGGGAACAGCGGCTCCCTGCTTGTCATAAAATTCGCTGGTCTGTGTTCCTCATTAGGTAACTGGCGATTTCTTGCCACGTTGAAAATAACGCGACCTTCGATCGACAAACGACCACCCTTTCTTGAAGAACGGCGATGTTACAGTTTTCACGAGTAAAACATTCGTTCTGACTCCGTCCTCGTTAACTGCTACCTTTCATTCGAGCGTCGTTAGTGCTAGGAATCCAGGTGGTAAAAATGAGTCGGCTTATGGTAGTCATTAAGCGTTCCTTCAACTCTCCGATCCCTTCACACTGGATACTTCTTTTGTAAATCTTCTATCACGAATATCCCCCGGAGGTATTCGCCGAAGAAAGCGCGGTGAAAATCGCAAGTGCACGACGTACGGAACCCGTTCTCTGGAGGAACGGCGATCGTGCGCTTCACCTCGATCGCAACCTTGTAGAAATTCAAACTCTTTCCCGTCAAGGTCGGCCCTCGTAATAACCGTCGTTCAAGCGGCCAAGATTTCCCCGTCGACCGATAATTATCCGCTTAGTAAACGTCTTTCTCGACGTCGGGCGTAAAAGGGAGCGGCAGGCGCGTGCAGGGGAAGGGAAGTGAAAGTGAGTTTATCATTACTAGAGCATCAAGCCGTAAGATCGATAACCAGCGTCCCGTTGTTACGTTCACGGGTCGAGCAACGTCAATTTCTTACCCTGCTCCGTCACTTTTCAGATCGCCGCGATTCTCCTGCTAATTAGCACCGGCCACGCGAGAACTTCCGGAAGGGATCTTTCCAAAGCGACCAGCGTTCTTAAAGAGGAGTCTCCTGGCATCGGTGAGTCTCCTCGCGCGGACGATGCGGACGATAGCAGCGCCAAGGCGGACGGTTCGAACGAGGAAGAGCAGATGCCCATTTTGCCGCCGATAATCCTTCTGGACTTCGGCAACAGCACCGACGACGAGAACGTCACTTCCGAAGAGAAGTCGAAGAGGACCGTGAACAATGGCCTTGGTTACGGCCTCGACCAGAACAGTCTGCAGCCGAGACGATACAATTACTACTTCCCGGCTGGAAAATCTGGGACCACGGTGAGCATCGAGGAATCGGTCAGCCCGTTCTTGCCGAAAACCATCATCGAGAGGGTACAGCCGAGCAACCACAGAGGCTTCCTTGGCACGCAGCAGAATTCGTTCGTTCCGACGTTCTCCGCGCCTCAGGCTCAAGCCCAGACCCAGCCGGACCTCCGATATCTGAATTTTCAACAATCGCCGAAATCCCAGGCAGCGTTCGGATCGCGAACGAAGCCGCAGAAAGCACCGACGGCATCCAGCTTCGATTCGTACCAGAGCTTCGGTGCAGCGGCGAAACCGCAAGTTAGCTCGTTTGGGATTCAAAATCCCGGGTACAGGGCCAACGGCGGTGCCACGACGCCGTCGCCTTTGGTATTCAGCTCCACGGAAACGGTCAGATACGTAACTCCCAGCCCCGCGCGCTTGGCGAATCCTCAGAGCGGCTTGCCGAGCTACACTACTCCGGGACCTCTCCACGCCAGTGCGAGCGCACAGCTTTACACCGGTCAAAGGCAGCATGCACAATCAAATATCAATTCCCATGGCTTCGGTTATCTTTCCCAAACCGCCGAGGCCCCTACCGTCAGTCCGTCCAGCTACAACTCTCGTTTCACGAGCTCTGGCTCGCCGCAGCTGCCCAGCAACCCCAGGTACACCGTGGAGAACGGGGTTCGCTACGAGAATAAGATCTTCTGGAAGTATCCTGACGGCAGGGTGTCGGATGTGCCGCCAGCTACTTACGTGGAGACTTACTCGGATTATCCGCAGCAGGCGCTGAAATCTCAGCCAGCTAATTCGATTTACGAGGCGAGCACCACGGAGAATAGCATCCTCTCGCAGGGACCGGTGCAATTCCCCAATACTGCCGAACAGAACGAGCAGGTACAGAATCCATTCGTTTCCTCGGAGTCGCTGTCGTCTAGCTTGCCCCAGCAGCAAGCGTACCGACTCGGTTATCAGAGTTTAGTGGGCCAGAGGCAGAACTTGAACCTGGCACAGCAACGGAGACCAGCTGCCAATCTGGCTACCTCCTACACGTTCTCATCTTCGGCCACTTCTGGAAGGACGAAGGCGAGTTCCAATAGTCAAAAGGCTGGATACAAATCGCCTTATCAGCAGGCACCTTCAAGGTACATGGTGAACAGCCCCAATCCCGAGTACACTGTCTCATACACGACAGAGCCTTCCATTATCAACAGCACCACACCTCTTAGTTTTTATGGCTCGTCGGGTGAGTCTTCCTCTCCAGTCACCTCCAAGTACACACCGGAAGTGCAGAACTATCTGGAATCGATACTGGGAGCTAACGAGGGACCGAAGAAGCAGAGCCCCGGTAGCAATGATCTAAGCAGCTACTCCAATCTCCAGTACTCGGACTTATTGAATTACAACCCGTCCATCTCGGAGTACATCAGGAACCCTTCGTCTATTCTGAACGTTCGCCCGACCTTCGTGCAAGCTGGCAACTCGCTGATACCCGTCATTATCCTCAGAGTGGATGGTGCGTCTCCTATTCAGGCCAAAGGCACGCAGAACGTCAACCTGAAAGCCCTGTTGCAGCAGTATCTCATCCAGTACGCCAACAGCATCCAGGACTTGGCGCAGCCGTCTACCTACGATCTTGGGACAGCTCCCACCGCCAAGGATCGAAGTCCTGACCCCACGAAGAGCCCCGTCCTGGATCTGATCCGACTGACTCAGGAGGACGCGCGCCAACCACCCAGCTACAGCTCGGATTCTTACATTGGACGGTCCAGTTACGAGACCAGCAACCTGGAGGATGCGAAGGATTTCCTCGGGGGCCATTATGGTGAACGTACCGCGGGTCGGCAAAAAGTGAAGAACGTTCAGGTCGTGGATGACCCCAGATTTACGACCTACAATCTGAAGAACTGAAGTGCTTCTGATGTCTATGACCACGTGGCAAGGACATTGTGCTTTTTGACGGTAGTGCTGATGAAGGATTAACAACAGCGATGTTTTCACGAATGGTAGACATAATTTGAGATTTCTGGCGCACTTGCTTCCGTCCCGCAGGATGCTTTGTGCCAATGCTGTGGAGAGAATACGATCGAAGCACTTTGTAATGTTAGTCAGTCGATAGTATTTAATAAGGGATTGTGCAATTAATCTTCATTGCAAGATAACGTACTTGGTCGTTGATTCTTCGAGAAGTCAGCGACTCGACGCACGTACGTACCTACGATTTACCAAATTCTTCACTTCAAGAAGGTACCTTATAAGCCTAGTTTCTTAAGGATTTTCTGCGACGCTTACGGTTTTGTATACATTCCTAATTAAATAAAACACCTGCCCAATTAAGAGGTTTGCCATTCTTTGGGAATATCACGCCCTCGTATCTTCATGCTCCGCCCGACGCAGTAATACCCGCCTAATCGgctacaatttttctttaaccgttcttctaaaaaattctgaaaaatctcCCCAATCGCGATACCGATCTCGCGATAATTAACGATACATATACTGCGCCATTGTCCAATTAAGCCATTGGGACTAGAAAATCCGAGAAAAGTAAAAACCCCCGGCCGTTGGAATTTCTAATGGAAACTTTTCTTTCGTTCCACGACTAGGAAAATGCAAATGCCTCGCGCACTTTCGATGCGAGCGGAACGGATCCTTTAGGATCCGCGATGTCGTGGGCGGCGTCGAAAGGGCCAGAAAGGATGGGAAAAGGGGGATAAGTGAACGTGACACGGTTGCCGGGAGGGCAATTAGCGTTAATTGTCTATTAGGTGCAGATGAACAAACTGGCTCGCGATAGTCCGTAGGGCAGCCAGTTAATTCCACGTTTTCACAACGAGAGGCAACGATGATATCTCCCGGGCATATCTGCCGGAGCAACGGCAATTAGACACAAGGCATTAAACTGTAGCAatcgttggtacactcttacaCAGCCAAAAGTATCTCCAGTGATCATGATGCTCGCACACCGACTATGGTGGCCGTTTCTATCGTGTGAGCCGGGCTCCATCGCAGCAGGAGCGAGCGCGATGTGCATAATGCTTGCGTTTTAGAGCGCATAAAATAGCGAACGGGAGAAGTATTGGCCTTCTGAGGTGAATCTTTAACGTTCTCCAGTATATTCAATCACGATCGAGATCGATTTTTGTGGCGTCGCTCGGGGTGGCACGACTGTCTTTCCTTCGACGCACCTGCGGGCCACGGTCCGGGGGCGCCATCCAGAAGATGAACGGTTAACGAGAGGGAGAATGACGAAGTTGACACGTGTCGTTAGAGATAATTGCACTTAATTCTATGAAAGATTCGCAGATTTGAAAAGTGCGATGCGGACACGTAGATTTCGTTTTCTTCTGGCCGCAAATTCGCATGGCTTCCACGGGTAATGACGGGTGGTCGCATCCTGCCGCTTGTTACGGACAAGAATTTCCCCGGCGGCGGTCGCGTGTCGCGAATGAAAGTATCCTCCGGCCGGTGGGCTCTAGGATAATATTTAGAACGATATTTTTCACTTGGCTACCGGAGTGTATAAAGAAAATCGCGTGTCTACTATGTGGCTCAGTTCTCGCGTGGAGGCTCGCCTCGCAAGGTCTTACGGGTTACAGAAACGCTCAGAACAATCCGCACCGACGCAATCAATGTGTTCTACGCGATACTCGGTGACACTCGGCCCTTCCTAATTGGTGATTAGCTGGTTCTAAAGGGAGACCCGTGCGCCACACCTGGAAAATGTTCTTTCACATTGTAAGTACGTGACATCTACATAGCTGTCCATCCGAGTGCAAATTCGATCCTCTGCTGAGACACAAGTGCGTGGACACAGAACTCTGCGAGTCGTTTCTTTCATTTACTGGACCAGTGCCTAGCTCTGAGTGATTCCTAGAAAATTTTCGTGGGAGGACGCGGAGTATGCTTCTCTGAAACCGAGTCATCGATattgtttttaaacatttatatataacaaatatttatatcGGAGTAGGATTGATATCTTCGAAGGATCTAAGGTCCTGAAATGATGGTCTTCCAAATGATGTCCATCTGTAAGGCTCTAAACTAAATGCGCGATTGCAACAATTAGTCGAGTTTCCACGTATCTCGTGTGTACCGTAACAAGCACAGATTCGGTACCGACAGAAATTTATGGAGTGTGTCTAAGCGCACACGGATCAGCGGCGTAATTGGAGCACTTTCTTTCTTAATATTTCGATGTCGGCGTTTCCTCCAATTTGTCTCGTGTAGATGGTGGCCAATTAAATAGATGTTACTTTCCTCGAATTCTTCAGCTAACGAAGTTTTCTGCGTCGTTCCATTTTGGTCCCGTTGAAGGTAGATCGAACTTCATCACTCGTCTAAAGCTTCCGTTGCTAGTGGATGAAAGCCCGGTTTAGTATTAATTCTCCATTCGAGTGtgaaaaagaagcttcttcatcCTGAAACGACATCGACTATTCTAGTGACGAGCAATCGTTTGATTGACAGTTACACAAGACCCTCCGCCGTCGAGCAGAATCTGGTCACGGCGAATCAGTGAGAAAGTTCCTGAGGATCTGCTTCCGTGCACATTCAGTCCTTGCTCGTCCGCACTGCACACGCATGCCTCTCGCATTTTACTTTTCTAGTCTGCTTTTCTTTTCTAGGTCAGCCCCTTGACTACCACTTATTTTCGCCGATGATTCCGTTTAGCTTTGCCATTACCTTAAGTTCGCAATAATCGGAGGCGCTTTCTTCTTTCCGACTCGCGCGCGATGGCTTTCTTCCAACGCGACGTCGCGTTCAACTGACGCGTTCGGTATTTCATATGCATAGTGGTTGCCTCGATTCAATTTATCTTTTCGCGTGAAGAGGATCTGTAAACCTTACCGAGGCTGCAGAGCGCTGAAAGTGCTTGACTCGCAAGCTTCAATTAGTACAGATGGATTAGTGACAGTAGTAGGAATCTCGGTTATATGCTGCACGCGTGGAACGAGGATATTTTACTAATAATTTCTGTGTCCCATGCAGGTCGTTCTGTTATCTTTGAGCTGGCCGCACGTGATAGGGGATGGGGTCTTTCAGGGCGAAGTGGCTGCCGATCAAATCGCCACCGCGTCTGAGAACGTGCCGCGGAACGCGAAGAAATCTGAGCAGGAGAACTTTCGAGACCAGCTGATAACCTCCATAATAGACACCACGGTGCACTATGAGAATTCGAACGGTTTCCTGCCAATGCTGGAGTCCTCTTCGTCGAAGCCGCCCGATCTGCTCGATCAGGCGGAGGTAACTAGTAATTTAACTCTGAATAATTTCTTGAACGATCCAGACAATTCGAGCACAGTCGACAGCAACGAGGAGGACTCTGTGGAGGAGGAAGCGGACAAATTTGAGAACGATCCAGCTTACTCCACGGAGGCGAGGATATTCCTGAATTTCCCTTCTCTGAGGAAGAATCGTAGATCGTTCGAGTACCAAGGCGGACAGAATGACTTCGACTTGCTCAAGGTTCGAAACAACACGCCGGTCGTGGCGAATTATCCAGACTTGTACGAGGATCCATCGAGCTCCATGGAAAACGAGAAGATGCAGCCTTCCTCGAGGCAAAGGTC
Protein-coding sequences here:
- the LOC143376152 gene encoding uncharacterized protein LOC143376152 isoform X1, which encodes MRSIAIHIAAILLLISTGHARTSGRDLSKATSVLKEESPGIGESPRADDADDSSAKADGSNEEEQMPILPPIILLDFGNSTDDENVTSEEKSKRTVNNGLGYGLDQNSLQPRRYNYYFPAGKSGTTVSIEESVSPFLPKTIIERVQPSNHRGFLGTQQNSFVPTFSAPQAQAQTQPDLRYLNFQQSPKSQAAFGSRTKPQKAPTASSFDSYQSFGAAAKPQVSSFGIQNPGYRANGGATTPSPLVFSSTETVRYVTPSPARLANPQSGLPSYTTPGPLHASASAQLYTGQRQHAQSNINSHGFGYLSQTAEAPTVSPSSYNSRFTSSGSPQLPSNPRYTVENGVRYENKIFWKYPDGRVSDVPPATYVETYSDYPQQALKSQPANSIYEASTTENSILSQGPVQFPNTAEQNEQVQNPFVSSESLSSSLPQQQAYRLGYQSLVGQRQNLNLAQQRRPAANLATSYTFSSSATSGRTKASSNSQKAGYKSPYQQAPSRYMVNSPNPEYTVSYTTEPSIINSTTPLSFYGSSGESSSPVTSKYTPEVQNYLESILGANEGPKKQSPGSNDLSSYSNLQYSDLLNYNPSISEYIRNPSSILNVRPTFVQAGNSLIPVIILRVDGASPIQAKGTQNVNLKALLQQYLIQYANSIQDLAQPSTYDLGTAPTAKDRSPDPTKSPVLDLIRLTQEDARQPPSYSSDSYIGRSSYETSNLEDAKDFLGGHYGERTAGRQKVKNVQVVDDPRFTTYNLKN
- the LOC143376152 gene encoding uncharacterized protein LOC143376152 isoform X2, with the translated sequence MPILPPIILLDFGNSTDDENVTSEEKSKRTVNNGLGYGLDQNSLQPRRYNYYFPAGKSGTTVSIEESVSPFLPKTIIERVQPSNHRGFLGTQQNSFVPTFSAPQAQAQTQPDLRYLNFQQSPKSQAAFGSRTKPQKAPTASSFDSYQSFGAAAKPQVSSFGIQNPGYRANGGATTPSPLVFSSTETVRYVTPSPARLANPQSGLPSYTTPGPLHASASAQLYTGQRQHAQSNINSHGFGYLSQTAEAPTVSPSSYNSRFTSSGSPQLPSNPRYTVENGVRYENKIFWKYPDGRVSDVPPATYVETYSDYPQQALKSQPANSIYEASTTENSILSQGPVQFPNTAEQNEQVQNPFVSSESLSSSLPQQQAYRLGYQSLVGQRQNLNLAQQRRPAANLATSYTFSSSATSGRTKASSNSQKAGYKSPYQQAPSRYMVNSPNPEYTVSYTTEPSIINSTTPLSFYGSSGESSSPVTSKYTPEVQNYLESILGANEGPKKQSPGSNDLSSYSNLQYSDLLNYNPSISEYIRNPSSILNVRPTFVQAGNSLIPVIILRVDGASPIQAKGTQNVNLKALLQQYLIQYANSIQDLAQPSTYDLGTAPTAKDRSPDPTKSPVLDLIRLTQEDARQPPSYSSDSYIGRSSYETSNLEDAKDFLGGHYGERTAGRQKVKNVQVVDDPRFTTYNLKN